In Quercus robur chromosome 10, dhQueRobu3.1, whole genome shotgun sequence, a genomic segment contains:
- the LOC126704233 gene encoding uncharacterized protein LOC126704233 yields MEFMQIPRSQNMGADEVSKLASSRKKESSMDLTMEIRKHPNIEEVSTFAIQSANSWMTPIMSFLQDRHLPQNTKEAKKVRKRAARFTILNDTLYKRGFSMPYLKCVDEEEARYILEEIHGGVCGNHVGPRSLVNKVIWTGYFWPTMQVDAVEIVKKCDKCQ; encoded by the coding sequence ATGGAGTTCATGCAAATCCCAAGAAGCCAGAACATGGGGGCAGACGAAGTCTCGAAGCTAGCATCATCAAGAAAAAAGGAGAGTAGCATGGATTTGACGATGGAGATCCGGAAACACCCCAACATCGAAGAGGTCTCGACATTTGCCATCCAGAGCGCAAACAGCTGGATGACGCCCATAATGTCCTTCCTCCAGGACAGACACCTCCCTCAGAACACAAAAGAAGCTAAGAAGGTTAGGAAGAGGGCAGCCAGGTTCACGATCCTTAATGACACCTTATATAAGAGAGGCTTCTCCATGCCTTATTTGAAGTGTGTCGACGAAGAAGAAGCTAGATACATACTGGAAGAAATCCATGGAGGAGTTTGTGGCAACCACGTTGGTCCCAGATCACTGGTGAATAAGGTGATATGGACAGGATATTTCTGGCCAACTATGCAGGTGGACGCTGTTGAAATCGTCAAGAAGTGCGACAAGTGCCAATGA
- the LOC126701677 gene encoding 1-deoxy-D-xylulose 5-phosphate reductoisomerase, chloroplastic → MALNLVSPAEIKALSFLDSTKSNHSHKLSVSVGYNLKRKDHRVVFGKNIRCLAQGPPPAWPGRAVPESGRKTWDGPKPISIVGSTGSIGTQTLDIVAENPDKFRVVALAAGSNVTLLADQVKTFKPQLVAVRNESLVDELKEALADVEPKPEIIPGEQGVIEVARHPDAVTVVTGIVGCAGLKPTVAAIEAGKDIALANKETLIAGGPFVLPLAHKHNIKILPADSEHSAIFQCIQGLPEGALRRIILTASGGAFRDWPVDKLKDVKVADALKHPNWNMGKKITVDSATLFNKGLEVIEAHYLYGAGYDDIEIVIHPQSIIHSMVETQDSSVLAQLGWPDMRLPILYTMSWPDRIYCSEVTWPRLDLCKLGSLTFKAPDNVKYPSMDLAYAAGRAGGTMTGVLSAANEKAVEMFIDEKIKYLDIFKVVELTCDQHQKELVTSPSLEEIIHYDLWARKYAASLQESSRASPVLA, encoded by the exons ATGGCTTTGAATTTGGTTTCTCCAGCTGAAATCAAAGCCTTATCGTTCTTGGACTCCACAAAGTCCAACCACTCCCACAAGCTCTCAGTCTCAG TTGGATATAATTTGAAGAGGAAGGATCATAGAGTGGTATTTGGGAAAAATATTCGTTGTTTGGCACAGGGACCTCCACCGGCCTGGCCAGGACGAGCCGTTCCTGAGTCTGGTCGTAAGACTTGGGATGGTCCAAAGCCTATCTCCATTGTTGGATCAACTGGGTCAATTGGAACTCAG ACATTGGACATTGTGGCAGAGAATCCTGATAAATTCAGAGTTGTGGCACTTGCAGCTGGTTCAAACGTAACTCTTCTTGCAGATCAG GTGAAAACATTCAAACCTCAACTAGTAGCCGTTAGAAATGAGTCCTTAGTTGATGAACTCAAGGAAGCTTTGGCTGATGTTGAACCAAAACCTGAGATTATTCCTGGGGAGCAAGGAGTTATAGAG GTTGCCCGCCACCCAGATGCAGTTACTGTAGTTACAGGAATAGTAGGTTGTGCAGGACTAAAG ccTACAGTCGCTGCAATCGAAGCAGGGAAAGACATAGCTTTGGCCAATAAAGAGACCCTGATAGCTGGAGGTCCCTTTGTCCTTCCTCTAGCTCACAAGCATAACATAAAAATTCTTCCTGCTGATTCAGAACATTCTGCCATATTTCAG TGTATTCAAGGCTTGCCGGAAGGTGCACTTCGACGCATTATTTTAACCGCGTCTGGTGGGGCTTTCAG GGATTGGCCTGTTGATAAACTGAAAGATGTTAAAGTTGCTGATGCCTTGAAGCATCCTAACTGGAATATGGGGAAAAAGATCACTGTTGACTCTGCTACCCTTTTCAATAAG ggTCTAGAAGTCATTGAAGCCCACTACCTGTATGGAGCTGGATATGATGATATTGAAATTGTGATTCATCCGCAATCTATCATCCATTCGATGGTTGAAACACAG gATTCATCTGTTCTGGCACAGTTGGGGTGGCCTGATATGCGCTTGCCCATTCTCTACACAATGTCGTGGCCAGACAGAATCTATTGCTCTGAAGTGACTTGGCCTCGCCTTGATCTTTGCAA GCTTGGTTCACTAACATTTAAAGCTCCTGACAATGTAAAATACCCCTCGATGGATCTTGCATATGCTGCTGGACGGGCTGGTGGCACAATGACAGGTGTTCTTAGTGCTGCTAATGAGAAAGCTGTAGAGATGTTTATTGATGAAAA GATTAAATATCTAGATATTTTCAAGGTTGTGGAGCTAACATGTGATCAGCATCAGAAGGAGTTGGTGACTTCACCTTCCCTTGAGGAAATTATACATTATGACTTGTGGGCACGGAAATATGCTGCCAGTTTGCAAGAGTCTTCCCGTGCAAGTCCTGTTCTTGCATGA
- the LOC126701975 gene encoding protein CURVATURE THYLAKOID 1A, chloroplastic, with translation MAAATPYATAYTNTAVLVPRLSTTTTTTTARCSALPYLPPPRLSSASFPASTKHFAECRRSSLSQIGASSSEDTSTSLDANELFTDLKEKWDALENKSTVILYGGGAVVAVWLSSILVSAINSVPLLPKIMELVGLGYTGWFVYRYLLFKSSRKELATDIESLKKKIAGTE, from the exons ATGGCAGCAGCGACGCCGTATGCGACGGCCTACACTAACACCGCCGTCTTAGTCCCTAGactctccaccaccaccaccaccaccaccgctcGCTGCTCTGCCTTGCCTTACCTCCCACCTCCTCGCCTGTCCTCTGCTTCTTTCCCAGCTTCTACTAAGCACTTTGCAG AGTGCCGTAGGTCCTCTCTGTCTCAGATCGGAGCCTCTTCCTCAGAAGACACATCCACTTCccttgatgctaatgaactttttACAGACTTGAAGGAGAAG TGGGATGCACTTGAGAACAAGTCCACAGTAATTCTCTATGGGGGTGGGGCAGTAGTTGCTGTTTGGCTTTCTTCGATTCTCGTTAGTGCCATCAACTCGGTCCCATTG CTTCCAAAGATTATGGAGTTGGTAGGGCTAGGATATACAGGATGGTTTGTATACCGTTACCTTCTCTTCAAG TCAAGCAGAAAGGAACTGGCTACAGATATTGAATcattgaagaagaagattgCTGGAACTGAATAG
- the LOC126701903 gene encoding uncharacterized protein LOC126701903, giving the protein MSTEESNESAAPLWKFVTKLPNFGIQACVKVGDEYQNEMQKLEDAYEESLHRLKKPKLVSLPTDFASNPNLGPSESDTATSHPFFQEKKGVGNSPLEKAFNNQCREQLDSLIARTFYSAGLPFHFAKNPYWIEMIKFAANNNLVGYIPPGYNKLRTSLLHKERAHIEKLLKSIKETWKEKGLSIVSDGWTDIQKRPLINFMATSEKGSLFIKSIDGTKEYKDKHFISDLFLRVIGEVGHQHVVQIITDNASIMKAAGSIVEAEYPHIFWSPCVVHTLNLALRNICAPKNTLQNEVPYNECKWIAQVADEATFIRIFITNHSMRLAIFNSYSPLKLLAVAETRFASIIIMLKRLFQVKQHLQNMVIGEEWMSYREDDVGKAQTVRDYVLNDLWWDKVAYILRFTGPIYEMLRVANMDAPILHKVYEMWDSMIENVKKEIYRHEGKEDYEESPFYEVVHSILIERWTKNCTPLYCLTHSLNPKYYTNQWIEEVRGRVVPHKDAEISGERNKCLKRFFPDPDDRRNVAMEFGLFSRIMAYDNDNMDDRWTFDPMVWWSNYGSKLPKLQTLALKLLGQPCSSSCVERNWSTYGFIHCMRRNRIAPKCAEDLVFVHSNLRLLSRRREEYTKGNSKKWDIGGDTWDEPFGGPGLLEIAHLTLDEPEMEISLVKNDDYVDDDDVVVLG; this is encoded by the exons ATGAGTACTGAAGAATCAAATGAGTCAGCTGCTCCTCTATGGAAATTTGTTACTAAACTGCCTAATTTTGGAATACAAGCTTGTGTTAAGGTTGGAGATGAGTATCAGAATGAAATGCAGAAATTAGAAGATGCGTATGAGGAATCTTTGCATAGACTGAAGAAGCCTAAGTTAGTGTCTTTACCAACTGATTTTGCTAGTAATCCTAATTTGGGTCCTAGTGAGAGTGATACAGCTACAAGTCATCCAttttttcaggaaaaaaaaggggttgGGAATTCTCCTTTGGAGAAGGCTTTTAACAATCAATGTCGAGAGCAATTAGATTCTCTTATTGCTAGGACATTTTATTCTGCTGGTTTACCCTTTCACTTTGCTAAGAACCCGTATTGGATTGAGATGATCAAATTTGCAGCTAATAATAATTTAGTGGGCTATATTCCTCCGGGTTACAATAAATTAAGAACAAGTTTGTTGCATAAAGAGAGGGCACATATTGAGAAGTTGTTGAAGTCAATTAAAGAAACTTGGAAAGAAAAGGGTTTAAGCATAGTAAGTGATGGGTGGACAGATATTCAAAAAAGGCCACTTATTAATTTTATGGCTACATCAGAGAAAGGGTCACTTTTTATCAAATCCATTGATGGTACCAAAGAGTATAAAGACAAACACTTCATTTCTGACTTGTTTCTAAGGGTCATTGGTGAGGTTGGGCATCAACATGTTGTCCAAATTATTACTGATAATGCATCTATTATGAAGGCTGCAGGATCTATTGTTGAAGCTGAATATCCTCATATATTTTGGTCACCTTGTGTTGTGCACACCCTCAATTTGGCCTTGAGGAATATATGTGCACCTAAGAACACTTTGCAGAATGAGGTTCCATATAATGAATGTAAATGGATTGCACAAGTTGCAGATGAGGCAACTTTCATTCGTATTTTCATCACAAATCATTCTATGAGATTAGcaatttttaattcatattcCCCTTTGAAGCTACTTGCTGTTGCTGAAACACGATTTGCTTCAATAATCATCATGCTTAAAAGATTGTTTCAAGTAAAACAGCATCTTCAAAATATGGTCATTGGTGAGGAATGGATGTCATATAGAGAAGATGATGTAGGAAAAGCTCAAACTGTGAGGGATTATGTTTTGAATGATTTGTGGTGGGACAAGGTTGCATATATTCTGAGATTCACAGGACCTATTTATGAGATGCTTCGAGTGGCTAACATGGATGCACCTATTCTTCATAAGGTGTATGAaatgtgggattccatgatAGAAAATGTGAAGAAAGAAATATACCGGCATGAAGGCAAGGAAGACTATGAGGAGTCTCCATTCTATGAGGTGGTACATAGTATACTCATTGAACGGTGGACTAAAAATTGCACACCACTTTATTGCCTAACACACTCCTTGAATCCGAA GTATTATACTAATCAATGGATTGAGGAAGTCAGAGGCCGTGTTGTGCCACATAAGGATGCTGAAATTTCTGGGGAGAGAAACAAGTGCCTCAAAAGATTCTTTCCTGATCCTGATGATAGGAGGAATGTTGCTATGGAGTTTGGCTTGTTTTCAAGAATTATGGCTTATGATAATGATAACATGGATGATAGGTGGACCTTCGATCCAATGGTTTGGTGGTCAAATTATGGGTCCAAGTTACCAAAACTTCAAACTTTAGCTCTAAAGCTTCTTGGACAGCCTTGCTCATCATCATGTGTTGAGAGGAATTGGAGTACATATGGCTTCATCCATTGTATGAGGAGGAATAGAATTGCTCCTAAATGTGCTGAAGATTTAGTGTTTGTTCATTCTAATCTTCGACTTCTTTCAAGGAGGAGGGAAGAGTACACTAAAGGAAACTCTAAGAAGTGGGACATTGGTGGAGATACTTGGGATGAACCATTTGGAGGACCTGGGTTGCTTGAGATTGCTCATCTCACACTAGATGAGCCAGAGATGGAGATAAGTCTTGTTAAGAATGATGActatgttgatgatgatgatgttgttgttCTGGGATAA